TTAGTAGCACAGCCTTTGGAGAATATCTAGAAAGTATAGGTTTAACTTTTATCTTTACACAAAAGGGCATAATACTTGCCCAATTTTTTATAAATGTTCCTTATATGATAAGAATTCTAAAATCTGCAATAGAAAACATAGATCCAAGAATGGAGTTTGTTTCTAGAACTTTAGGATGCTCTAGGGCTGAGGCTTTCTTTAAAGTTACACTTCCATTAGCTAAAAATGGAGTTACTGCAAGTATAGTTATAACATGGGCAAGAGCATTAGGAGCTTTTGGAGCTGTTTTGATGATTGCAGGTGCTACTAGAATGAAAACAGAAACTCTTCCAATTTCCTTATATTTAAATTTATCTTGCGGAGATTTAGATGCAGCATTAGCTGTTGCAAGTATACTTATAATAATTTCTATGCTATCTTTAGTTATTTTTGAACTTTTAGGAAGCAAAGAGCCCTTTTAAAAATTTTCGGAGGATACATTAAGGAGGATAAAATGTTAAAAATTCAACATCTACATAAAAAATTAGGTGACTTTAAGCTTACAGATATAAATCTTGAAATAGCAAAGGGAGAATATTTTGTTATATTAGGTCCAACGGGAACTGGAAAAAGTATTGTTTTAGAAACTTTAGCTGGATTATATAAGCCAGATGAAGGAAAAATTTATTTTAATGAAGTAGATTTAACTAATGAATATCCGGAAAATAGGGAAATTGGTTTTGTATATCAAGACTATGTGTTATTTCCTCATCTATCAGTTAAAAACAATATAATCTTTGGGTTAAAACAAAAAAAGATTCCTAAAGATGAAATTCAACAAAAGTTAGATGATATATTATCTATGTTTAAGATAAATCATTTAATAAATAGAAAACCTTTAACTTTAAGTGGTGGGGAACAACAAAGGGTAGCTATAGCTAGAGCACTTATTACATCTCCTAAAATTCTTTTAATGGATGAACCCTTAAGTTCTTTAGATCCAAAGACTAAGGAAGAATTTATATACATGTTAAAGAGTATACATGATAAAAGAAAAAACACAGTAATACATGTAACACATGATTTTAATGAAGCTTTAGCTTTAGCAGATAAAATAGCTGTAATGAATAAGGGTGCTGTAGTACAAGTTGGTACTCCAGAGGAAATATTTAAAAGACCCAATTGCGATTTTGTAGCTAATTTTACAGGATTAAAAAAGAGATTTAATGATGCAATAGAAGTTACCGTATAGTTAAATCTGTGATACATAGTATTTAAAAAAAATTATGGGAGATGATAGTATGAATAATTGTGATTTTTATGAAAAACTATTAAAGAAGTTTAGAAAAGTCGTAGAAGAAAATGATCTTTTAAATGAAGAAGTAAATATTAATGGTAGAACTCTTACCCCTAAGGAAGCTATAGGTACTCCAGTAAGACAGGATTATCCAATTATTAAAGGAAAAGAAAAACTTATACAAGCTGAATTTAAAGGAGAAAAAGGACAGGCTTTTACAGATATGCCTGGAGAATTTTCAGGAACAATTTCAGAAATAATAAATAGACCCATAAAAACAAATTTTGATATGGCAATTTTAATATCAACTTTAAATGCAGTTTGCAAATATTTAAAGATAACAGATAAAAGTATTCATTGTAAAGATGAAGATCCAGAAGAATGTGCAAAGAAACTTGTAGAATATATAAAAGAAAAATATGGTCATCCTAAAATAGCTCTTATAGGACTTCAACCAGCTATGCTTCAAAGACTTTCAGAAAATTTTGATGTTAGAGTTGTGGATCTTAATAAAGAGAAAATAGGTAAAGTAAAGTTTGGAATTAAAATAGAAAATGCTGAAGAAAAAACAAAGGATTTGTTAAAGTGGTGTGATGTTATTATGGCTACAGGAAGTACTGTTGCAAACAATACCATTAGAGATTTTTTAAATGAAAAACCAGTTATATTCTTTGGAACTACTATAGCTGGAACAGCTGAACTTATGAATTTACCTAGGTTTTGTCCATGTAGTAATTAATATAAATATTAGTGGGGGAAATATATGATAAAAGTAGCAATTTTAACAATTAGTGATAAAGGATCAAAGGGG
This genomic stretch from Clostridium novyi harbors:
- a CDS encoding ABC transporter permease, which gives rise to MRKKLNNSYNVIFVAIISMFTAFLLALIISSLGMVLIKGVPSLKTSFANPEIRFALKLSICTSIISTLFCILFAVPVAYSLVRFNFWGKKIVNTIIDTPMALPPNVAGIALLILFSSTAFGEYLESIGLTFIFTQKGIILAQFFINVPYMIRILKSAIENIDPRMEFVSRTLGCSRAEAFFKVTLPLAKNGVTASIVITWARALGAFGAVLMIAGATRMKTETLPISLYLNLSCGDLDAALAVASILIIISMLSLVIFELLGSKEPF
- a CDS encoding ABC transporter ATP-binding protein, with the translated sequence MLKIQHLHKKLGDFKLTDINLEIAKGEYFVILGPTGTGKSIVLETLAGLYKPDEGKIYFNEVDLTNEYPENREIGFVYQDYVLFPHLSVKNNIIFGLKQKKIPKDEIQQKLDDILSMFKINHLINRKPLTLSGGEQQRVAIARALITSPKILLMDEPLSSLDPKTKEEFIYMLKSIHDKRKNTVIHVTHDFNEALALADKIAVMNKGAVVQVGTPEEIFKRPNCDFVANFTGLKKRFNDAIEVTV
- a CDS encoding Rossmann-like domain-containing protein encodes the protein MNNCDFYEKLLKKFRKVVEENDLLNEEVNINGRTLTPKEAIGTPVRQDYPIIKGKEKLIQAEFKGEKGQAFTDMPGEFSGTISEIINRPIKTNFDMAILISTLNAVCKYLKITDKSIHCKDEDPEECAKKLVEYIKEKYGHPKIALIGLQPAMLQRLSENFDVRVVDLNKEKIGKVKFGIKIENAEEKTKDLLKWCDVIMATGSTVANNTIRDFLNEKPVIFFGTTIAGTAELMNLPRFCPCSN